A portion of the Corynebacterium rouxii genome contains these proteins:
- a CDS encoding ABC transporter ATP-binding protein, which yields MHCQVQDIACGFDTKTTILKDISFSVEHGTMTAIVGVNGVGKSTLLRALAGITQPHDGIVTVNGHDIHKIRAKKRAMMLTFVGQEEQPPADLSVEEVVALGRLPYIKSWQLGSKNERDIVEHSLELVGLAGRRKALCSELSGGQRRRVLLARGFAQQTDLVFLDEPTNHLDVQHQLHLLHVLRDSGRTIVATIHDLDLAVSHFDQVVVVGNGGVVAAGSPQEVLTPEIVSQVFGVESLLVQLEQARRVHLLIDALSNQPHQSPKE from the coding sequence ATGCATTGCCAAGTACAGGATATTGCTTGTGGTTTTGATACCAAGACTACGATTTTGAAAGACATTTCTTTTTCTGTTGAGCACGGCACGATGACTGCGATCGTGGGCGTCAATGGCGTTGGAAAATCTACCCTGTTGCGTGCTCTAGCCGGTATCACGCAACCACATGATGGCATTGTAACGGTTAACGGCCACGATATTCACAAAATTCGTGCCAAAAAGCGTGCCATGATGTTGACCTTTGTAGGCCAAGAGGAACAACCACCTGCGGATTTATCGGTGGAAGAAGTGGTAGCCCTTGGCAGATTGCCGTATATCAAGTCATGGCAGTTGGGATCTAAGAATGAACGCGACATCGTGGAACATTCTCTCGAGCTGGTTGGTTTGGCAGGGCGTCGTAAAGCGTTGTGTTCTGAGCTTTCGGGCGGGCAACGACGCCGTGTGCTGTTAGCTCGTGGATTTGCTCAACAAACAGACCTCGTTTTTCTCGACGAGCCGACCAATCATCTCGATGTTCAGCACCAACTGCACTTGCTCCATGTGCTTCGTGATTCCGGACGCACCATCGTTGCCACCATCCATGACCTTGATCTGGCGGTATCGCACTTTGATCAGGTCGTGGTGGTGGGCAATGGTGGTGTGGTCGCCGCTGGATCTCCGCAGGAAGTTCTCACCCCTGAGATCGTATCCCAAGTATTCGGCGTGGAATCATTACTTGTCCAACTCGAACAAGCCCGTCGTGTGCATTTGCTTATCGACGCCCTGTCCAATCAACCTCATCAATCTCCAAAGGAGTAG
- the mgrA gene encoding L-glyceraldehyde 3-phosphate reductase, translating into MTYSRHAEQVYTPAVDRYEDMEYRQCGHSGLRLPAISLGFWHNFGDDKPLANQRAIVRRAFDRGVTHFDLANNYGPPAGSAEINFGRIFREDLARHRDEIVISTKAGWNMGAGPYSFGGSRKYLMDSLDSSLDRMGLDHVDIFYHHRPDPDTPLEETAYALRDIVASGKARYVGISSYGPELTAEISEILAGEGCPLLIHQPSYSILNRWVEEPGEDGENLLESAANNGLGVIAFSPLAQGLLTDRYLEGVPADSRAAAEKSLGKEMLNAKNLDMVRALNDLALRRGQTLAQLAIAWVLREQGDYGATTVTSALIGASSVAQLDQNLGALNNLEFSVEERNYIDTVAKDAGINIWAGATASKIHD; encoded by the coding sequence ATGACTTACTCACGACACGCAGAGCAGGTGTACACTCCCGCCGTTGATCGTTATGAAGACATGGAATACCGTCAGTGCGGTCATTCAGGACTACGGCTGCCGGCTATCAGCCTTGGATTTTGGCACAACTTTGGTGACGATAAGCCGCTAGCTAATCAGCGCGCCATTGTTCGTCGCGCTTTTGACCGAGGCGTCACACATTTTGATCTGGCAAATAACTACGGCCCGCCAGCAGGATCTGCAGAGATTAATTTCGGGCGTATCTTCCGTGAAGATCTGGCTCGCCACCGGGATGAAATCGTCATTTCGACCAAAGCGGGTTGGAACATGGGAGCGGGGCCGTACAGTTTTGGCGGTAGCCGAAAGTATTTGATGGATTCGTTGGATTCTTCGCTTGATCGCATGGGGCTCGATCACGTGGATATTTTCTATCATCATCGTCCAGATCCAGATACGCCTTTGGAAGAAACTGCATATGCTTTACGGGACATCGTGGCATCCGGCAAGGCTCGATATGTGGGAATCTCCTCCTATGGACCTGAACTAACCGCAGAGATCTCGGAAATTCTAGCTGGTGAGGGCTGCCCATTGCTGATCCATCAACCGAGCTATTCTATCTTGAATCGCTGGGTTGAGGAACCAGGCGAAGACGGCGAGAACCTATTGGAGTCCGCCGCTAACAATGGTCTGGGGGTGATCGCATTTTCACCACTTGCGCAGGGGCTTTTAACTGACCGGTATCTCGAGGGCGTGCCAGCGGATTCACGGGCAGCAGCAGAGAAGTCCTTAGGTAAAGAGATGCTCAATGCTAAAAATCTTGACATGGTGCGCGCGCTGAACGATTTAGCGCTTCGACGTGGCCAAACGTTGGCCCAGCTGGCTATCGCGTGGGTACTACGAGAACAAGGTGATTATGGGGCCACAACGGTAACCAGTGCGTTGATCGGAGCATCGTCGGTAGCGCAGTTGGATCAAAATCTGGGAGCTCTTAATAATCTTGAGTTCAGTGTTGAAGAACGCAATTATATTGACACTGTTGCCAAGGACGCTGGAATTAATATTTGGGCGGGTGCTACTGCCTCGAAGATTCACGATTAA
- a CDS encoding 6-phosphofructokinase, with protein MRIATLTSGGDCPGLNAVIRGIVRTCSEYGSTVVGYQDGWVGLMEDKRIQLYDDENIDRILLRGGTILGTGRLHPDKFKSGLDQIKANLEDAGIDALIPIGGEGTLKGAKWLSDNGIPVVGVPKTIDNDVNGTDYTFGFDTAVSVATDAIDRLHTTAESHNRVMIVEVMGRHVGWIALHAGMAGGAHYTVIPEQPFDIAEICKAMERRFQMGEKYGIIVVAEGALPKEGTMDFAEGGVDQFGHQTFNGIGQVIGEEIKKRLGHDVRTTVLGHIQRGGTPTSYDRVLATRYGVHAARACHNGDYGKMVALHGEHIDLIPLEDAVDTLKTVPEGRYRTARALFG; from the coding sequence ATGCGAATTGCGACTCTTACATCCGGTGGCGATTGCCCCGGCCTCAACGCTGTGATCCGCGGCATTGTCCGCACATGTTCTGAGTACGGCTCGACCGTCGTTGGATACCAAGACGGCTGGGTGGGGCTCATGGAAGACAAGCGCATTCAACTATACGACGATGAAAATATCGACCGTATTCTGTTGCGCGGCGGAACCATTTTGGGTACCGGCCGCCTTCACCCTGACAAGTTTAAGTCTGGTCTCGACCAGATCAAGGCTAACCTTGAGGATGCTGGCATCGATGCCCTTATCCCAATCGGTGGCGAAGGCACTCTGAAGGGGGCAAAGTGGCTGTCCGATAATGGTATTCCTGTGGTCGGCGTGCCAAAGACCATTGACAACGATGTAAATGGTACCGACTACACCTTCGGTTTTGATACCGCCGTTTCTGTGGCTACCGATGCTATCGACCGTCTGCATACCACTGCAGAATCTCACAATCGTGTGATGATCGTCGAGGTTATGGGGCGCCACGTCGGTTGGATCGCCTTGCATGCTGGTATGGCTGGTGGTGCACACTACACGGTGATTCCTGAGCAGCCATTTGATATTGCAGAGATCTGCAAGGCAATGGAACGCCGTTTCCAGATGGGTGAGAAGTACGGCATTATTGTCGTTGCCGAAGGTGCACTGCCTAAGGAAGGCACCATGGACTTCGCTGAGGGTGGCGTTGACCAGTTTGGTCACCAGACCTTCAACGGAATTGGCCAAGTAATTGGTGAGGAAATCAAGAAGCGCCTCGGCCATGATGTCCGTACTACGGTTCTGGGACACATTCAGCGTGGTGGTACCCCAACTTCTTATGACCGTGTTTTGGCTACCCGTTACGGTGTTCATGCTGCACGTGCTTGCCACAACGGTGATTACGGCAAGATGGTTGCGTTGCACGGTGAGCACATTGATTTGATTCCGCTTGAGGATGCAGTGGATACGCTGAAGACTGTTCCTGAAGGTCGCTACCGCACGGCCCGTGCTCTGTTTGGCTAA
- a CDS encoding DHA2 family efflux MFS transporter permease subunit, whose product MPLPEKEAWPALIALCIGFFMILLDQTIVAVATPALQEDLHASYNEVIWVTSAYLLTFAVPLLITGRLGDRFGPKNIYIIGMVIFTLSSLACGFAPNMMTLIIARAVQGIGASMLTPQTMSVINRVFARERRGAALGAWGSVAGIASLAGPILGGFITAWVGWQWIFFINVPFGVLAVFAVARFVPRFKPTERSIDGLSMVLSVVSVFALVFALQQGESASWAWWIWVVMLLGIVVGVAFAYQQNRAETKGKDALMPLSLFHVRNFSLGNIGIAAMGFTIAGTPLPIMLYLQQVHSLTPLQAGLFMMPQALISAFFSPLIGRRSDHYSTSKLAGFGFSTMAVGLVFIAVVMIVDASLWWLVPAFIVYGLGNAFVWSPNSTLTMRDLPLHHMGVGSGVYNTTRQIGSVIGSAAIGAVLQWRILAGDMGAAYGQSIILGAVMLAVGFVSAMMAKDRVRR is encoded by the coding sequence ATGCCGTTACCAGAAAAAGAGGCGTGGCCTGCACTAATTGCATTGTGCATTGGGTTTTTTATGATCCTTTTGGATCAAACCATTGTTGCCGTTGCTACTCCTGCGTTGCAAGAGGATCTTCATGCCTCCTATAACGAGGTTATTTGGGTGACGTCGGCCTACTTGCTGACTTTCGCTGTACCTTTGCTTATCACAGGGCGACTAGGGGATCGATTCGGCCCTAAGAATATTTACATCATCGGTATGGTGATCTTTACGCTTAGTTCTCTTGCCTGCGGTTTCGCACCAAATATGATGACACTGATTATAGCCCGTGCTGTTCAAGGCATCGGTGCATCTATGCTGACGCCACAGACTATGAGCGTGATCAACCGTGTATTTGCGCGTGAACGTCGTGGCGCAGCTCTCGGTGCGTGGGGCAGTGTAGCGGGAATAGCAAGTCTTGCAGGCCCAATTCTGGGCGGGTTTATTACCGCGTGGGTTGGGTGGCAATGGATTTTCTTTATTAACGTACCCTTTGGTGTCCTTGCTGTTTTTGCAGTGGCACGTTTTGTCCCACGCTTTAAACCGACTGAACGAAGTATCGACGGCTTGAGCATGGTGTTGTCTGTTGTATCTGTCTTTGCGTTGGTTTTTGCTTTGCAACAGGGTGAATCTGCTTCTTGGGCTTGGTGGATCTGGGTAGTTATGCTTCTCGGCATTGTGGTAGGTGTTGCGTTTGCCTACCAGCAAAATCGTGCAGAGACCAAGGGGAAAGATGCGTTGATGCCACTATCGCTTTTCCATGTTCGGAATTTTTCCCTCGGCAATATTGGTATTGCCGCTATGGGCTTTACCATTGCTGGTACTCCGCTCCCAATCATGTTGTATCTGCAGCAGGTTCATTCGCTTACACCGCTTCAAGCTGGTTTATTCATGATGCCTCAGGCATTGATTTCGGCGTTTTTCTCGCCGTTGATCGGACGGCGGTCAGATCACTATTCGACGAGTAAATTAGCTGGATTCGGTTTCTCGACAATGGCCGTGGGATTGGTATTTATCGCGGTGGTGATGATCGTAGATGCAAGTCTGTGGTGGTTAGTGCCAGCATTCATTGTGTATGGCTTGGGTAACGCATTTGTATGGTCGCCAAACTCTACGTTGACGATGCGAGATCTGCCGCTTCATCACATGGGGGTGGGGTCCGGTGTGTACAACACGACCCGTCAAATTGGTTCCGTAATCGGTTCTGCAGCTATTGGCGCTGTGCTACAGTGGCGCATCCTTGCAGGGGATATGGGAGCTGCGTATGGCCAGTCGATCATCCTTGGTGCTGTTATGTTGGCAGTAGGCTTTGTGTCCGCCATGATGGCGAAAGATAGAGTCCGCCGTTAA
- a CDS encoding ABC transporter substrate-binding protein, protein MKAKLFPLLVPMLGVSIVLAGCSNSDTSKQAESKDGVTITNCGKEVTYAKADNLFVNDGNIISIALAAGAADNVKYVSSVQRDKDLLHAKYGKDIDNAEDVAKEYPSLEAIVAKHPDIFVAGWNYGFSEEKNLTPDTLKDQGIDTYILSESCRQEGSEKRGLYDPWEAVKMDISNIGKITSHDDTAKSVVKDIDSRLDALKNAPQADKKPTAFVFDSARDSAIFTSGKFGAPQAIIEAAGGRNGAEDVEDTWTTVGWENLAASKPDVFVFVDYPGQEFEEKIEVLRNNPATKDLPAVKENRFVNLPYAMWTSGPLNIDAAEQMRKGFEKFGLVPSSEIKSSLELPASVPGQNYYK, encoded by the coding sequence ATGAAGGCTAAACTTTTCCCTCTTCTCGTCCCAATGCTTGGCGTTTCCATTGTCCTAGCTGGTTGCAGCAATTCCGATACTTCTAAGCAAGCTGAGTCCAAAGACGGCGTGACTATCACCAACTGCGGCAAGGAAGTCACCTACGCCAAGGCCGATAACCTGTTTGTTAACGATGGCAACATTATTTCTATTGCTCTTGCTGCTGGCGCTGCCGACAATGTGAAATACGTCAGCTCTGTTCAACGCGATAAAGATCTATTGCATGCTAAATACGGCAAGGATATCGACAATGCGGAGGATGTTGCAAAGGAATATCCATCGCTTGAAGCTATTGTTGCCAAGCACCCTGATATTTTCGTTGCTGGTTGGAACTACGGCTTCTCTGAAGAAAAGAACTTGACACCTGACACTCTGAAAGATCAGGGCATTGATACCTACATCTTGAGCGAATCATGCCGTCAAGAAGGCTCCGAAAAGCGTGGATTGTACGATCCATGGGAGGCCGTAAAAATGGATATCTCCAACATCGGCAAGATCACCAGCCACGACGATACCGCAAAATCTGTTGTCAAGGATATCGATTCCCGTTTGGATGCCCTAAAGAATGCGCCACAGGCGGATAAAAAACCGACTGCGTTTGTATTCGATTCGGCTCGGGACTCTGCAATTTTCACATCGGGCAAATTTGGCGCCCCACAGGCCATCATCGAGGCTGCTGGTGGCCGCAATGGTGCTGAAGACGTGGAAGATACTTGGACCACTGTGGGCTGGGAAAATCTCGCTGCTTCGAAGCCTGATGTCTTCGTTTTTGTTGATTACCCAGGTCAAGAATTTGAAGAAAAGATCGAAGTGTTGCGTAATAATCCAGCCACGAAGGATCTGCCAGCTGTCAAGGAAAACCGCTTTGTCAACTTGCCATACGCCATGTGGACCTCCGGTCCACTCAACATTGATGCTGCAGAGCAGATGCGCAAGGGTTTTGAAAAGTTCGGCCTCGTTCCTAGCTCTGAAATCAAGTCTTCCTTGGAACTTCCAGCGTCTGTACCAGGCCAAAACTACTATAAGTAG
- a CDS encoding FecCD family ABC transporter permease, which yields MIRRLTTPMLFVALLIVAAVSFVISLSFGSVDYPQEQVWAVVKAHLAGDVYPDQSIDAVVWELRAPRGVLALIVGAGLALAGVAMQTLVRNPLADPYLLGISSGASVGATAVLVFGLLGNFGLYALSSGALVGAIIATFAVYAVTLAQGGLTPLRLILSGVVLSSAFSALASFLVFKGPDARAAQGVLFWMLGSVAGAQWGKLAIPAIVVALAFVGLLFINRQMDALAAGPDTATALGVNVPALRQGLFFLQAMLVGAMVAVAGGIGFVGLVIPHLARMMVGSLHRRLLPIAAAFGAVFMVWVDVLARVAAPPQEIPLGVVTGVIGAPLFLILMGRKSYRFGGQES from the coding sequence GTGATCAGACGACTTACCACGCCCATGCTATTTGTTGCACTTCTTATTGTGGCGGCCGTTAGTTTTGTCATTTCATTATCTTTTGGTTCAGTTGACTATCCGCAAGAACAGGTATGGGCAGTTGTTAAAGCTCATCTCGCCGGGGATGTGTACCCAGATCAGTCCATTGATGCGGTGGTGTGGGAGCTACGTGCGCCACGCGGAGTGTTAGCGCTGATTGTTGGCGCAGGTTTAGCACTTGCAGGCGTTGCTATGCAAACATTGGTGCGTAATCCCTTGGCTGATCCATACCTGTTAGGCATAAGCTCCGGTGCGAGTGTGGGTGCGACCGCAGTGCTCGTCTTTGGTCTGCTAGGCAATTTTGGTCTTTATGCGTTGTCGAGCGGAGCGTTGGTTGGTGCGATAATCGCTACGTTTGCGGTCTATGCCGTCACGTTGGCTCAGGGTGGGTTGACACCATTGCGATTAATTTTGTCGGGCGTTGTGTTATCTTCGGCATTTTCTGCACTTGCTAGCTTCTTGGTTTTTAAAGGACCAGATGCACGTGCCGCCCAAGGCGTGCTGTTCTGGATGCTGGGTTCTGTTGCTGGTGCCCAGTGGGGAAAGCTGGCAATTCCTGCAATTGTTGTCGCCTTGGCGTTTGTCGGTTTGTTGTTTATTAATCGTCAGATGGATGCTTTGGCTGCAGGCCCTGATACGGCGACGGCGCTTGGAGTTAACGTTCCAGCATTGCGCCAGGGCTTGTTTTTTCTTCAGGCGATGCTTGTGGGTGCGATGGTTGCAGTGGCCGGTGGTATCGGATTTGTTGGGCTTGTGATTCCGCACTTGGCTCGTATGATGGTGGGTTCCTTGCATCGTCGGTTGTTGCCGATTGCTGCGGCTTTTGGTGCTGTATTTATGGTGTGGGTTGATGTGCTAGCTCGTGTTGCGGCGCCTCCTCAAGAGATTCCGCTCGGTGTTGTTACGGGTGTTATCGGTGCGCCGTTATTCCTTATTTTGATGGGACGTAAGAGCTATCGCTTTGGGGGACAGGAGTCATGA
- the gatB gene encoding Asp-tRNA(Asn)/Glu-tRNA(Gln) amidotransferase subunit GatB: MTAAMYDLMDYDEVLEKFDPVMGLEVHVELATETKMFSAPSAHFGAEPNSNVDPVSLGLPGALPVVNAKGVEWAIKIGLALNCKIAESSRFARKNYFYPDQPKNYQISQYDEPIAYDGYLDVVLDDGTPWRVEIERAHMEEDTGKLTHLGGADGRIHGATASLVDCNRAGIPLIEIVTKPIEGAGERAPEVARAYVGALRDLVKALGVSDARMDQGSMRCDANVSLRPVGTVEFGTRTETKNINSLKSVEQAVRYEMQRQAQVLEDGGEIVQETRHYQETDGSTSKGRPKETAEDYRYFNDPDLPPVIAPKEWVEEIRATLPELPWIRRARIQKEWGLKDEEMRDLVNAGALDLIVETVEAGASASEARSWWVAYLSQKANESGVELDALSITPQQVARVAALVKEGKLTNKLARQAVDGVLAGEGDVDEVVAARGLEVVRDDGAIEKAVDEALAANPDIVEKYKAGNTKVTGAIVGAVMKATRGKADPAQVNKLIAEKLA, encoded by the coding sequence ATGACTGCTGCGATGTATGACCTGATGGATTATGACGAGGTCCTAGAGAAGTTTGATCCGGTAATGGGCCTTGAGGTTCACGTTGAGCTAGCAACCGAAACCAAGATGTTCTCGGCCCCTTCTGCACACTTTGGTGCCGAGCCGAACTCTAACGTTGACCCAGTATCGTTGGGCTTGCCGGGTGCATTGCCCGTCGTCAATGCTAAGGGCGTTGAATGGGCTATTAAGATCGGTCTGGCCCTCAACTGCAAGATTGCGGAGTCTTCTCGATTCGCCCGCAAGAATTATTTCTACCCAGATCAGCCAAAGAACTATCAGATTTCGCAGTACGATGAGCCAATTGCTTACGACGGCTACCTTGATGTGGTTCTTGACGACGGAACCCCGTGGCGCGTTGAGATCGAACGTGCTCACATGGAAGAAGACACGGGCAAACTTACCCATTTGGGTGGTGCTGATGGCCGTATCCATGGTGCAACTGCATCGCTCGTGGACTGCAACCGTGCAGGCATTCCGCTTATCGAGATCGTGACCAAGCCAATCGAAGGTGCCGGTGAGCGTGCGCCTGAGGTTGCGCGAGCCTATGTTGGTGCGCTTCGTGATTTGGTTAAGGCTCTCGGAGTGTCTGATGCGCGTATGGACCAAGGTTCCATGCGTTGCGACGCAAACGTTTCTCTGCGCCCTGTTGGAACTGTTGAGTTTGGTACCCGTACCGAAACCAAGAACATCAACTCTTTGAAATCAGTGGAACAAGCGGTGCGCTACGAGATGCAGCGTCAGGCCCAGGTCCTTGAAGATGGCGGCGAGATCGTCCAAGAAACCCGTCACTACCAAGAAACTGATGGTTCTACCTCCAAAGGTCGCCCAAAGGAAACCGCAGAAGATTACCGTTACTTTAACGACCCTGATCTTCCTCCAGTGATCGCTCCTAAGGAATGGGTAGAAGAAATTCGCGCAACCCTTCCTGAGCTTCCTTGGATTCGTCGCGCTCGTATTCAAAAAGAGTGGGGGCTTAAAGATGAGGAAATGCGTGACTTGGTCAACGCCGGCGCATTGGATCTTATCGTTGAGACTGTCGAAGCAGGCGCATCTGCATCTGAGGCACGCTCGTGGTGGGTTGCTTACTTGTCCCAAAAGGCTAACGAGTCTGGTGTAGAACTTGACGCGCTGTCGATCACCCCTCAGCAAGTGGCTCGTGTTGCTGCGTTGGTCAAGGAAGGAAAACTGACCAACAAGTTGGCGCGCCAAGCTGTAGACGGTGTCCTTGCAGGAGAAGGCGACGTTGACGAGGTCGTTGCTGCTCGTGGCTTGGAAGTTGTTCGTGATGACGGAGCAATTGAAAAGGCTGTGGATGAAGCACTGGCTGCCAACCCAGATATCGTTGAGAAATACAAAGCGGGTAACACCAAAGTTACTGGCGCGATCGTTGGCGCTGTCATGAAAGCGACACGTGGCAAGGCTGACCCTGCCCAGGTGAATAAGTTGATCGCAGAAAAACTGGCTTAA
- a CDS encoding GNAT family N-acetyltransferase produces the protein MSASEFTLVRTTESDRTYIARLNFLTDVFGDEHADIGADFLEDYRFYVKQWDPTDGGLIAWSPKMIPAGGAWLVWGNDNDHGYGYVSEDIPEVAIAVEPRYRGNGVGSILLNKSLELARTLGAPGLSLSVDDGNPRAKKLYERLGFQDIRHSDAGFSIMCYHF, from the coding sequence ATGTCAGCTTCAGAATTCACATTAGTGCGCACAACTGAATCCGATAGAACTTATATTGCTCGGCTCAATTTCCTTACCGATGTTTTCGGTGATGAGCATGCCGACATTGGGGCTGATTTCTTAGAGGACTACCGTTTTTACGTCAAACAATGGGATCCCACTGACGGTGGACTCATTGCCTGGTCACCTAAAATGATCCCAGCCGGAGGCGCATGGCTTGTTTGGGGGAATGATAACGACCACGGTTATGGGTACGTATCCGAAGACATTCCCGAGGTAGCTATCGCTGTCGAACCACGTTATCGAGGAAACGGCGTAGGCAGTATTTTGCTCAATAAATCGCTTGAACTTGCACGGACACTTGGTGCGCCTGGACTCTCACTATCTGTTGACGACGGAAATCCTAGGGCGAAAAAGCTCTACGAACGGCTCGGATTCCAAGATATCCGCCACTCTGATGCTGGTTTTAGCATCATGTGTTACCACTTCTAG